The following proteins are co-located in the Komagataeibacter sp. FNDCF1 genome:
- a CDS encoding TonB-dependent siderophore receptor — protein sequence MTAGMVLMLSGSLGALLAPAAHAQDRATDTATPNTTTVPPADQAHKKAADDVVASANAEEMTVIGHHNMVAGAAANYNKKTANLGPLGTRRTLDTPMSIMTVPHDVIVNQQARNVNDLMQYIPSVQLETRADPGTSRPQSRGFEADVISNSRIDGLNAFTVTPYAAEQFDNIQVLNGLSGALYGPQNPAGTFEYGLKRPTDERINRLVVGVDSIGTLMENVDSSGRLGKHGWFGYRINLLHGDGTTYVQDSWVRRNMVSADFDIHFDRDTVLELDASHYTYDERGMPAGINLGNPGGGSDAYRLPEAPDLSKPHMGQSNAGFNSENNVFLAKLRHRINDDWSFVIGGLYQDSGRQVFESADTLINNNGGYKQSMAAATTVNDFKVGSNMAYINGHVRTGFIRHDLVIGTNGYMEGGYNPLSGQSYVSVPSGSLDNPVAVNGPQTYYKGKYESQYVRYQSMILGDTVHFNRHWSAMGTLAWSWLDQDSTSTVTAEAPTKQTVDGFVVTTTHLTKGKTTHAPPVDAAFSPMASLVYKPADNQTAYFTYGRSLQAGTSISTGAVNDNQYTSPVRSEEFEVGYKYMFRQMQFNIAGFRATRSYAYIDPTTLIYGNYGTQRNYGVEFQAMGHITPRLSVIGGMTWIDAEVLNTGNAKTSNKEAVGAAPLQANVLLDYRIPFATGFALNGLAVNANVHYTGRRAADVYNTTYAGSYVTLDMGVRYPFRAARHPWMARFGVTNVANERYWSSVYNGTYASSSATSTGTSAAYAGLPRAFHFTLEADF from the coding sequence CGGCGGACCAGGCGCACAAGAAGGCCGCTGACGATGTCGTTGCTTCTGCCAATGCAGAGGAAATGACGGTCATCGGTCACCACAACATGGTGGCGGGCGCTGCGGCCAATTATAACAAGAAGACTGCCAATCTCGGCCCGCTGGGTACGCGCCGCACGCTTGATACGCCCATGTCGATCATGACCGTGCCGCATGACGTGATCGTCAACCAGCAGGCGCGTAACGTCAACGACCTGATGCAGTACATCCCCTCGGTCCAGCTGGAAACACGTGCCGACCCCGGTACCAGCCGCCCGCAGTCGCGCGGGTTCGAGGCGGACGTGATCTCCAACAGCCGTATCGACGGGCTGAACGCCTTTACCGTTACCCCCTACGCCGCCGAGCAGTTCGACAACATACAGGTGCTCAACGGCCTGTCGGGTGCGCTGTATGGCCCCCAGAACCCGGCGGGCACGTTTGAATACGGCCTCAAGCGCCCGACGGACGAGCGTATCAACCGCCTGGTGGTGGGGGTCGATTCCATCGGCACGCTGATGGAAAACGTGGATTCGTCGGGCCGTCTTGGCAAGCATGGCTGGTTTGGCTACCGCATCAACCTGCTGCATGGTGATGGCACGACCTATGTGCAGGACAGTTGGGTGCGGCGCAACATGGTCAGCGCGGATTTCGATATCCATTTCGACCGCGATACCGTGCTTGAACTTGATGCCAGTCATTACACGTATGATGAACGTGGCATGCCCGCGGGGATAAACCTTGGCAATCCCGGTGGCGGCTCTGACGCTTACCGCCTGCCCGAGGCCCCGGACCTGAGCAAGCCGCACATGGGGCAGTCGAATGCGGGCTTCAATTCGGAAAACAACGTGTTCCTGGCCAAGCTGAGGCATCGCATCAATGATGACTGGAGCTTCGTGATCGGGGGGCTGTATCAGGATTCGGGCCGTCAGGTCTTTGAATCGGCCGATACGCTGATCAACAACAACGGTGGCTACAAGCAGTCCATGGCCGCCGCCACCACGGTCAATGACTTCAAGGTCGGCAGTAACATGGCCTACATCAATGGCCATGTCCGCACCGGTTTCATCAGGCATGACCTGGTCATCGGCACGAATGGCTACATGGAAGGCGGCTACAACCCGCTGAGCGGGCAGAGCTATGTGTCCGTGCCGTCCGGGTCGCTCGACAATCCCGTTGCCGTCAATGGCCCGCAGACCTATTACAAGGGCAAATACGAATCCCAGTACGTGCGCTACCAGTCCATGATCCTGGGCGACACGGTGCATTTCAACCGCCACTGGTCGGCCATGGGCACGCTGGCATGGAGCTGGCTGGACCAGGACAGCACCAGCACCGTAACGGCGGAAGCCCCCACAAAGCAGACCGTTGACGGCTTTGTAGTCACCACCACGCATCTGACCAAGGGCAAGACCACGCATGCGCCACCGGTTGACGCCGCCTTCAGCCCCATGGCCAGCCTTGTCTACAAGCCTGCCGATAACCAGACGGCGTATTTCACGTATGGCCGTTCATTGCAGGCGGGCACGTCCATCTCCACCGGTGCGGTAAACGACAACCAGTATACCAGCCCCGTACGGAGCGAGGAATTCGAGGTCGGTTACAAATACATGTTCCGCCAGATGCAGTTCAATATTGCGGGTTTCCGCGCCACGCGCAGCTACGCCTATATTGATCCCACCACCCTGATCTATGGCAATTACGGCACCCAGCGGAACTACGGGGTCGAATTCCAGGCCATGGGCCACATAACACCCCGCCTGTCCGTTATCGGCGGCATGACGTGGATCGATGCGGAAGTGCTGAATACGGGCAATGCCAAAACATCCAACAAGGAAGCCGTGGGGGCCGCGCCACTCCAGGCCAACGTACTGCTGGACTATCGCATTCCGTTCGCGACCGGCTTTGCGCTCAACGGTCTCGCGGTCAACGCCAACGTCCACTACACGGGGCGCCGTGCGGCGGATGTATATAACACCACCTATGCCGGGTCCTATGTCACGCTGGATATGGGGGTACGCTACCCGTTCCGTGCGGCCAGACATCCATGGATGGCGCGTTTTGGCGTGACCAATGTGGCAAACGAACGGTACTGGTCGTCGGTCTATAACGGCACCTATGCAAGTTCGTCGGCCACCAGCACGGGCACGAGTGCCGCCTATGCCGGCCTGCCGCGTGCGTTCCACTTCACGCTTGAAGCCGACTTCTGA